The sequence GAGCCCGACGCCGAGCTCGGCCAGGTCCTCGTGGCGGCTGTATTCGAGCTGCAGGGTCTGGAAGAAGTCGATGCTGTCGCCGATCGGATAGTCGAACCGGTTGCGCACCACCAGCAGCGGCGCGTTGCTGCGCGTGTCGTCGCTGTGGACGGTGCGGCGGTAGCCCGGCCCGACTTCGAGCGTCAGCTTGCCGCGCTCGAACACCGCGTCGCGCAGGCCGGCGCCGACGATCAGCGAATTGCGGTGCTTGAGGTAGCTGAAACGGTTGTACTTGAGCTCGGGGTCGACGAAGCCGTAGTAGCGGTCGTCGCCGTCGCGCCAGCGCTCGTACTTGGGCGACACCAGGTAGCGCTCGTTGACCAGCTCGACCGCGCCCTCGTCCGAGGCGGCCCGCTCGCGCCGCGCCTCGATCAGCATCGACGAGCGGTCGTGATCGGTGCGCTTGGCCACGTCGAGGTCGACCCGCCAGGCATCGCTGCGGCTGTTGCCGCGCGAGAAATCGGCGCTGGCCTCGGCCTCGCCTTCCCAGCCGGCGTGGGCCGCGAGCGTGGCGGACAGCAAGAGGACGGGCAGGCAGGTACGGATCGGGACGGGCATGGTACGACGGGCGGGAAGACCGGGGAAACGGCGCGGCGAACCGCGCGGGCGAGCCGAAGCATGCCGAAAATCGCCGCGAGCGTCGATGCCGGATACCGGCAGCGCGCGGCGGTCGTGCCGGAAGGCGGCCGGCGGGCCGCGGCGTTTCGCCGCCGCCCACCGGCGGAGCCGGCCTCAGGCGGCGTAGTAGTCGAATACCAGCACCTTGGCCAGCACCGGCTGCAGGCTGGCGACGAAGCGCTGGTGGGCCGGGTGCACGCGGTAGCGCTCGCAGGCGTCCGCATCGGCGAAGGTGAGCAGGAAGGCGTGGCTGAAGC is a genomic window of Chitinimonas koreensis containing:
- a CDS encoding DUF481 domain-containing protein, whose product is MPVPIRTCLPVLLLSATLAAHAGWEGEAEASADFSRGNSRSDAWRVDLDVAKRTDHDRSSMLIEARRERAASDEGAVELVNERYLVSPKYERWRDGDDRYYGFVDPELKYNRFSYLKHRNSLIVGAGLRDAVFERGKLTLEVGPGYRRTVHSDDTRSNAPLLVVRNRFDYPIGDSIDFFQTLQLEYSRHEDLAELGVGLKSKLSEHFSVKFRVDWTYSEPVDSLTRRLDTESRFSVAYEF